From Juglans regia cultivar Chandler unplaced genomic scaffold, Walnut 2.0 Scaffold_720, whole genome shotgun sequence, one genomic window encodes:
- the LOC118346302 gene encoding uncharacterized protein LOC118346302, translated as MIQETMKVAQNRQKSYADNRRKSLEFAVGDWVYFKVSPMKGVVHFGKKEKLSPRYVGRYEIIERVGPVAYRLDLPMEMPGIHNVFHVSTMKMCFGERRLVVLEPDEIQLQPNLSYTEWPVQIVDRKEQELRN; from the coding sequence ATGATTCAAGAAACAATGAAAGTAGCCCAGAACAGACAAAAGAGCTATGCCGATAACCGACGTAAGAGTCTGGAGTTTGCAGTAGGAGATTGGGTATACTTCAAAGTATCACCCATGAAAGGAGTCGTACATTTCGGTAAAAAGGAAAAGTTAAGTCCCCGATACGTAGGACGCTATGAGATAATCGAAAGAGTCGGTCCAGTAGCTTATAGATTGGATCTGCCAATGGAGATGCCGGGAATACATAATGTATTTCATGTGTCAACCATGAAGATGTGCTTCGGAGAAAGACGACTAGTAGTTTTGGAGCCCGACGAGATTCAGCTTCAACCTAACTTGTCTTATACAGAATGGCCAGTGCAGATCGTGGATCGCAAGGAACAAGAGTTGAGGAATTGA